A single Rhopalosiphum padi isolate XX-2018 chromosome 4, ASM2088224v1, whole genome shotgun sequence DNA region contains:
- the LOC132930552 gene encoding myb-like protein F, whose amino-acid sequence MSSKRRIKHLLDLANEANNKDDAMNNITYYKKKSKTNITNFSNRKPKYETNLIANSSISKTKYYEVLTKDSLKDIEFIYENVVTSINEPDNIYNENNLNVPNNTSPTTENQVDDSIYDKTDCITNFETDNDEFNNYEDCLKDNIELTYEDIKVVTSIDVPGNISNENNLNVPNNTSPTIENQVDDSIYDKTDCITNFETDNDEFINYDHDYSKEIEIETSDSITDKRVRKRGIISQKKNWNREVMQQNRLLGKAYIGFQRQGKKVSQDVNKDERKMKPTCASTFCNKSKNRYCDNFSKSERSELFNHFWNNCTSWAEKKTFCVNMITKTETKRIMTENEKSRRDYSYTYHLKKEDISLPVCKKMFLNTLCLNEWMVRNWINSSINGLPQSTKNIKKNNLQNNLNLEFDNEEEIEEPIPRVSVSVRHNHLISWFGSLPKMPSHYCRKRSERLYLEGPFNSKQEVYDVYLLKCKEENMKPLSRSFFSRFMTQKKFSIYQPRKDLCDTCSSYKVKQVNEENYELHIAQKNQAREELKVDTLDAVAFKKIVLTMDLQAVKLCPALNASALYYSMKLKVHNFTVYNLEPNHPCSNYWWDESQGELEASVFTSIILNHIKQQCIDETQNKKKDIIIYSDGCGYQNRNTVLSNALLKFSIENNVIIEQKFLVKGHTQMPCDSVHSSIERTIKNKEIYLPSDYMKLTKLARKNPSPYESHSVNYSDFYDYKKLNYYKSIRPGRSKGDPEVRNIRALKYDPTTKKIYYKINFEHEYTELPQYHRTKKTIDLSINTPCLYNSRIPITLSKWIDLQKLKTVLPTDVHDYYDNIPHLKTYKERKCDKI is encoded by the coding sequence ATGTCATCAAAAAGAAGAATTAAACACCTATTGGATCTTGCTAATGAAGCTAATAATAAAGATGACGCTATGAacaacattacatattataaaaaaaaaagtaagacaAATATTACCAATTTCTCTAATAGGAAACCAAAATATGAAACTAATTTAATAGCCAATTCatctatttcaaaaacaaaatattatgaagttttaaCAAAAGATTCCTTAAAGGATATTGAATTCATTTATGAGAATGTTGTAACTTCTATAAATGAaccagataatatttataatgaaaataatttaaatgttcctAATAATACTTCACCAACCACTGAAAATCAAGTTGATGACAGTATTTATGACAAGACTGACTGTATAACTAATTTTGAAACTGATaatgatgaatttaataattatgaagatTGCTTAAaggataatattgaattaacttATGAGGATATAAAAGTTGTAACTTCCATTGATGTACCAGGTAATAtttctaatgaaaataatttaaatgttcctAATAATACTTCACCAACCATTGAAAATCAAGTTGATGACAGTATTTATGACAAGACTGACTGTATAACTAATTTTGAAACTGataatgatgaatttattaattatgatcaTGACTATTCAAaagaaattgaaattgaaacttCAGATTCAATCACTGACAAAAGAGTGCGTAAAAGaggtataatatcacaaaaaaaaaattggaatagGGAAGTTATGCAACAAAATAGATTGCTAGGAAAGGCATACATAGGGTTTCAGAGGCAAGGCAAGAAAGTATCTCAAGATGTAAATAAGGATGAAAGGAAAATGAAACCAACATGTGCTTCAACATTTTgcaataaatcaaaaaacagATACTGCGACAATTTTTCTAAATCTGAGAGGAGTGAGCTGTTTAACCATTTTTGGAATAATTGTACATCCTGGGCAGAAAAGAAAACTTTTTGTGTAAATATGATTACCAAGACAGAAACAAAACGTATAATGAccgaaaatgaaaaaagtcgAAGAGATTATTCCTACACTTATCACTTAAAAAAAGAAGACATATCATTACCAgtctgtaaaaaaatgtttttgaatacgCTCTGTTTGAATGAATGGATGGTGAGGAATTGGATAAACTCTTCAATTAATGGATTACCTCAATCAACAAagaatataaagaaaaataatttacaaaacaatcTAAATTTGGAATTTGATAATGAAGAGGAAATTGAAGAACCTATACCACGAGTATCAGTGTCTGTACGACATAATCATCTCATATCTTGGTTTGGGTCTTTACCGAAAATGCCCAGTCATTATTGTCGAAAGAGGTCTGAAAGACTATACCTTGAGGGTCCGTTTAATAGCAAACAAGAAgtttatgatgtatatttattgaaatgtaaagAAGAGAATATGAAACCATTAAGTAGAAGTTTTTTCTCCAGATTTatgacacaaaaaaaattttccatATACCAACCTAGAAAAGATTTATGCGATACCTGCTCAAGTTATAAAGTCAAACAAGTAAATGAAGAAAACTATGAGCTACATATTGCTCAAAAAAATCAAGCCCGAGAAGAGCTTAAAGTTGATACGCTTGATGCAGTTGCtttcaaaaaaatagtattgacaatggatttacaAGCTGTGAAACTATGCCCTGCACTGAATGCTAGTGCATTGTATTACAGCATGAAACTTAAAGTACACaattttacagtttataatttaGAACCTAACCACCCTTGTTCTAATTATTGGTGGGATGAAAGTCAAGGGGAACTCGAAGCATCGGTATTTACATCAATTATATTGAATCATATTAAACAACAATGCATAGATGAgactcaaaataaaaaaaaagacattattatatactcggACGGTTGTGGGTATCAAAACCGCAACACGGTATTGTCCAATGCGTTACTTAAAttttctatagaaaataatgttattatagaaCAAAAGTTCCTTGTCAAAGGACATACACAAATGCCATGCGACAGTGTACATAGTTCAATCGAAcgtacaataaaaaacaaagaaatCTATTTGCCATCTGACTACATGAAACTAACAAAACTAGCAAGGAAAAATCCATCACCTTATGAATCCCACTCTGTTAACTATTCAGATTTCTATGActacaaaaaattgaattattataagtcTATCCGACCTGGGCGATCAAAGGGTGACCCTGAAGTTCGAAATATAAGAGCTCTTAAATATGATCCCacaaccaaaaaaatatattacaaaataaattttgaacatGAATATACAGAATTACCCCAGTACCATCgaacaaaaaaaactatagatCTGTCCATCAACACACCTTGTTTGTATAATAGCAGAATTCCTATTACTCTGTCCAAGTGGATTGAtctccaaaaattaaaaactgttctaCCAACTGATGTCCATgattattatgacaatatacCTCACTTAAAGACTTATAAAGAAagaaaatgtgataaaatttag